CACCGCGGTGGAGAGGTCGCCGCGGCCCGGGTCCTTCACCGGGAACTCGATCGAGGTGTCGTCCTTCACCGCGTTGAACGTCTTCGGCGACGAGGTGAAGGACTCATCGATCCTGCTGCCGTGGATGGCCCCGGTGAAGTGGAAGGTGTAGTCGCCCGGCCGGGTCGGCTGGAGCGCGGCGTCATACTCGCCCGGGGTGCCGTAGGTGGCGCCGAACGCGGGCTCGAGCGCGAGCACGTCGCTGGTCTGTCCCTGGTAGACCACCTGCACCGTCAGGCTGTCGGCGCCGAGATCGGTGACCGCCCCGCCCTGGGCGTCCTTGACGAAGAGCTGGACGGCGTTCCTGCCGCCGGTGTAGGTGGGCTCGCCGCTCCAGCCCACCGTCATCGTGTACGCCCCCTGGGCGACGGTGCGATGCTCGTGGGCGGAGGCCCCGCCGACCGCGGTGAGTGCCAGCGCGGCGCCGCCCCCGGCGGCGAGGAGCGGGCGGAGCAGCCGGATCCGGATGTGCGTGCGCTGCATGTGCAGTCCCCCTGACCTGTCCCTGACCGTGGATGCACGCGGGGTCCGCGTGCACTGCATCGGCGGCGGCGCGGTCAGGCCGGGGGCGGCCGGCTCCAGAGCTGGGCGCCGAAGCGCTGCAGTGGCGACGGCCGCCAGCCGGAGAGCGGGCGGGGGTGTTCGGCGAGACCGGTGCGGGCCCGGACGAGGTGGTCGACGAAGCGTTCCCAGCGGTGCAGCCGGGAGGCGCGCCCGCGCAGCCGGCGGGCGGCCAGGGCCGTCGCCGCGGCGAGCACCAGCGCGACCGCCGCCTGCACCAGCGGCGCCGCCCAGTGGACCCCGGTGACCGGTCCGAGCCCGGGGGCGGTGTGGCCGGCGGCGGCGGCCTCGACGTTCTCCTGGAACAGGTAGAGGGCGACCTGGGCGACCGCCAGGGGAACCCAGAGCCGCGCCGCCGGGACGGCCGAGCCAGGGCCGCTCCCGCCCGGCCGCCGCGGCGGGAGCCGGTCCCCGCGCAGGGCGCCGTGGAGCGCGGCTCGGGCGTGCTCGAGCCGCTCACCGAGGGCGGCCCAGCGGCGCCACCAGCGCAGCCCGCGGTGGGCCAGCAGCAGGCTGAGCGCCGCGCCGAGCGGCAGCATGTAGAGGTGCGACGCGCCGAGCACCGCCCGGTCCAGGCCGGCGGTGCCGTTGAGGCGGGCGTACTCCAGGGTGTGGCCGGCCCAGGCCCCGAGGAGCGCGAGCAGGACCGCGCCCGCGCCCGCCAGGTGCCGCACCGCCCGCCCCTTCATCGGGTCTGAGCATAGCCGGAGACCGGCTGCAGCGGGCCTCAGCCGCGGGCGGCTCTCGGGTACCCTCCACAGCGGTTCACCACGGTTCGTCAGGCCACCGCGAGGAGATCCGCATGATCAAGGTCAGCGTCCTCTATCCCAACTCCGAGGGCAGCAGGTTCGACCTCGACTACTATCTGAACACCCACATGCCGATGGTGCAGAGCGAGGTGGGAGCGGCGCTGCAGGGCATGGGCGTCGACGCCGGCCTCGCCGGTGGAACCCCCGGGGCCCCCGCCCCGTTCGCGGCCGTCGGCCACCTGATCTTCGACTCGGTCGAGGACTTCCAGACCTCCTTCGGGCCCAAGGCGGGCACGATCATGGGCGACATCCCCAACTACACCGACATCACCCCGGTCATCCAGATCAGCGAGATCAAGCTCTGAGCGACGCCGGGGGGCCGCCATCCGGCGGCGGCCCCCCGGGCCCGCATCTGAGGCGGGCGGGAGGTCGCCGAAGTCAGCCGGCCCGCAGCTCGGGCACGGGCACCGGCACGGCGGCGAGGACGGGAAACATGGGGCGTCCCAGCGCGAAGCCCTGACCGAGGCCGATGCCGTGGCGGCGCAGCGCCGCCGCCGCACCCGGGCTCTCCACGCCCTCGGCCACCAGCACCGCCCCGGTCGCGGCGGCGAAGGTGGCGATGGCGCGGATCGCGGGATCGGGGGTGGTGGCGTGGATGCGCCGGGTCAGGCTCGACGCCAGCTTGATGAACTCGGCGTCGGCGGCGACCAGCACCTCGAGCGTCGAGTGCCCCTCGCCGACATCGTCGAGGGCGAAGCGGAAGCCCTCGCGGCGGTAGCTGGCGAGCACCTGCCGCAGCCGGGAGAGGTTGCTGATCGCCTCGCGCTCGCTGATCTCGAGCACCACCCGGTCGGGGCTGCGGCCGGTGGTGCGCAGCAGCAGCAGCATCTGGTCGACGTCGTGGACGGGGTCGAGCAGCGCCGAGGCGCTGACGTTGACGAAGAGCAGCGGGCCGTCGGGGAGGTGGCGGGCGCCCCACACCGCGACCTTGCGGCTCAGCCAGTCGAGGTCACGGGTCAGGCCCAGCCGGTGGGCGGCGGCGAACAGCTCCTCGACGCTGCCGTGGGCCTCGGTGCTCTCGGGACGGGCGAGCGCCTCGTAGGCGAAGACCGAGCCGTCGGAGAGCCGGATGATCGGCTGGTAGGCGGAGCGCAGCCGCTGGTCCTCGAGCAGCCGGCCGATGTGGCTCGACCAGCCGGTGAAGCGATCGCCCCCGCCGCCGGCGGCGGCGATCGCGATCGACCCGCGCTCGGAGCGCTTCGCCTCGAAGAGCGCGGCGTCGGCGCGGCCGACCAGCTCGTCGGGCGACTCGCCGCGGTCCCACTGGGCGACCCCGCCGGAGGTCTGCTGCCGCTCGGGGGTCGCCTCGCGCAGCCGCTGCAGCACCGTGCGGGCGTCGGCGGCGGAGCAGCCCGGCATGATCACCGCGAACTCGTCGCCGCCGTAGCGGGCGAGGAAGTCGTCGTCGCGCAGGGCGTGCTCCCAGGCGGTGGCGACGTCCCGCAGCAGCCGGTCGCCTCGGGGGTGGCCCCAATCGTCGTTGAAGCTCTTGAAGTTGTCGAGGTCGAGGATGGCGACGCTGAGGGGGCGGCCGTCGGCACGCGAACGGCTCAGCGCCAGGCCCAGCTCCTGCTCCCACACCCGCCGGTTGGCGACCCCGGTGACCGGGTCGATCCGCGCCGCGGCGGAGAGGGTCGCCTCGGCGCGCTTGCGCTCGGTGATGTCGCGCACGATCGTGAACAGACGCCCCGGACCCTCGTCGGCGAGGGTGCGCAGCGCCACCTCCACGTCGATCTCCCGACCGTCGCGGGTGAGCAGCCGTGACTCGTAGTGGAGGGGCACGTCCTCTCCGGCGAGGCGGTCGCGCAGCCGGGCGACCAGCTCCGCCCGAATGTCCTCGGGGGCGAGGTGGAGCAGGCTGCGTCCCATCAGCTCCTCGCGGGCGTACCCGGTCATGGCGACGTAGGCGTCGTTGGCGTACACGAGCATCCCGTTCTCGGTGATCACGAGCCCCTCGCCGAGGTCGCTCACCGCCTCGAGGAGGGTCTGCATCCTCGCCGTCTGCCGGGCCAGTGCCTCGACGATGCGCACCCGCTCGAGGGCCATGCACACCGAGGTCGCATACTCGCCGAGCCGCCGCGCCTCGTCGCCGCCGAGGAAGGGGCTGAAGGGGCCGGCCAGGAGGACGAGCGCGCCGTCGCCGATCTCCCCGCGGAGCGGGGCGACCAGACGCTCGCCCTGGCCGGTGGACACGGCGACGGCGCGCTCGTGGGAGGACACGGTCCCGGCCAGGTCGCGGGCGTCGTCCGCGGACATGCCCGGGGTTGCGACCAGCCGGCCCGAGGGCGTGAGCAGCACCCCGGCCTCGGCCCCGATCAGGCGCACCGCCCACTCCAGCGCCCGCGCCGACAGCGATGCCTCGTCGGTGGAGAAGACCAGCAGCTCGCGGACGGCGTCCCGGTACGCGTCCTCCTCGTGGGCGCGCCAGGCGCGGCGCAGCCATCCCGGGGGTGCGAAGCCGGCGTAGAGCACCGGCACCATGGCGAGGAAGAGCAGCTCGATCGGCGCCGCCAGCCATCTGCTCAGCGGCGTCCCCGTGACCGAGCCGGCCGAGCCGGCGCCGAGGGCGACGAGCAGCAGCACCACGAGGCCGAGGTAGCCGGCCGACAGCGCCCGGAGACGCGCGCGCTGCACCCGCGGACGGCTGCGGGAGGCGCGCCAGAAGGTGGTCGCCGGCTCGCTCACGCACCCGGCCCAGAGGAGGATCACGGCGAGCACCACGGCGATCTGCAGCGGCGAGTAGCGCGCGTGGGCACCGGAGGGGAGCGGCACCACCAGCGCGGTCGCGGTCACCAGGCCGGCGGCGGCAAGGGCGAGCCGGTGGGCGGTACGGCGCATCGGCACCAGCACCCCGCGCAGCTCGATCAGGGCGAGGCCCGAGCCGGTGAAGGCGACCAGGCTCACCTGGGCGGCGCCGGGCAGCCGGATGCCCAGGAGCTCGGGCAGCTGGGCCAGGAGGCTGACCAGTCCGAGCAGGCCGAGGGCGGCGGCGAGCCATGCCCGGCTGCGCCCGCGGTGACGGACCCAGCCGACGGTGGCGGCCACCCCGAGCATGCTGAAGGCGATGCCGACAGCGTGGCTCAGCATCTCGGTGGCGCCGTTCACCGGCCCGTCCTGATGGTCACCGTACCCCCCTGGTCTGCCGGCTCCGCGTCCGTGTCGATTCTGAGCACAGAACGCCTCCCGCTCGGTGAAGAGTTGTCAAGGTTTCGAACCGTGGGGTGACGCTGTCACCGTCGGCGGCCCGGCGACCGTGGCGGTGGCCGGTCAGTGGGTTCAGGTGGTGGGCTCGCGGGCGGGGCCCCGACGGATCACCCCTATCCGGCCAGCGTGTAGCCCTTCAGCGGCGGCTCCGCGGCCACCTGCGGGTGGGTGAGCAGCTCGGTTGCGATGGTGTTCATCCCGTCGGCGTACGCGCCGGGGAACTGCGCCGGGACGACCCCGGGCATGAACGCCTCGGAGCACACCGCGCGCGAGACCCGCGCCGGGTCGGCGGGGCCGTCGTGGGTGAGCGCGTCGATGGCGATGGCGTAGGCGACCGGGTCGTAGGTGCCGACCGCCACGTGCTCGCTGGTGAGGTCCTGCGGGCAGACGTCCTGGATGGCGACGTTGGTGATCCGCCCCCCGCCCCCGTGCAGCGAGGTGGTGCCCGACCCGTCGAGGTTCGGCTGCACGAACTGGTCGGTGTGGGTGTAGATGTCGGTGTAGGAGATGCCCGCGAAGGTCTCCTGGCCGGAGTTCATCGCCTCGGTGTACCGGGAGTGGTAGCGCTGCTGCCACAGCGCCTCGGCGCAGCTCGACGAGCACATCGAGTCGACCGGGATGCTGCCGTGGTTGGTGGCGGCGAACGCGACGTAGTCGTCGACCATGGGACGGAGGTCGGGCCAGAAGCGGAGCGCGAACCGCGGCTCGGTGCCGCCCTGGCTGTGGCCGAGGATGCTCACCCGGTGCCCGCTGATGCGGTGCACCTCGCGGATGGCGTGGACGACGTACTCCGCCGACACCTGCGCGTCGCTCATCGCGTGGTCGGGCAGGGTCACCGAGCAGTACGGCCAGCCCAGCGCGCTCAGCGCCGGCATCCAGTTCCAGCCGAAGTCCTCCTTCGGGGTGACCGTGGTGCCGGGGACGAGGAGCACCACCTCGCGGCTCGACGCGGCGGCGCTGGCGGTGCACTGCAGGCTCTGCGCCAGCACCGGCCCGGGGACGCTCAGCGCCGGCCCCGGCCGGTCGACGGGTGCGTACACCGGGGCGGCGGCCGCCGCCCTGGCCGGCGCCGAGGCGACCAGGCCGAGCACCGCCGCGACCATCACCGCCGGCATCCTCGCCACCACACCACCCCCGTCCCTGCTCAGCCGATGTGCCGAGATGCTACGCGGGTCAGCGGTACTCGGGGTTGGCGAAGTCGAAGCGGCAGCCGGCGTCCCAGCCGGCGCGCTGGTTGCCGTGCGCGGGAATGCCGCCGGCGTCCTTGAGCATGCGCGCGAGATGGAGCAGGTTCCAGGTCATGAAGGTGGTGTTGCGGTTGGTGAAGTCGTTCTGGGGACCGCCCGAGCCGTCATCGAGGTACGACGGCCCCGGCCCCGCCTCGCCGATCCAGCCGGCGTCCGCCTGCGGGGGGATGACGAAGCCGAGGTGCTGCAGCGAGTAGAGGACGTTCATCGCACAGTGCTTGATGCCGTCCTCGTTGCCGGTGACCAGGCAGCCGCCGACGCGGCCGTAGTACGCGTACTGTCCGGCGTCGTTGAGCTGCGACGAGTTGCCGTAGAGGCGCTCGATCGCCTTGGTGCACACCGACGACTTCTCGCCGAGCCAGATCGGGGTGCAGAGGACGAGGATGTCCGCCGCCTGCACCTTCGCGAAGATCGCGGGCCACTCGTCCACCGGCCACCCGTGCTCGCTCATGTCCGGCCAGACGCCGACCGGCACCTCGTGGTCGACCAGCCGGACCAGCTCGACGGCGACGCCGTTCCTGCGCATGATCTCGGTGGAGATCCGGGCCAGCCCCTCGGTGTTCGACACCTCCGGCGAGCGCTTCAGCGTGCAGCTGAGAAAGACCGCACGCAGGTCGGAGAAGTCCCAGCGGGACCGGGTGCAGAGGGCGTCCTGACGCTCGGTGAGAACCATGCCGGCGGACGGTAGCCCGCCACCGTTGCGGTGCGGTGACGGGCCACGGTCCGCCGGGGGGTCAGCAGGCGAGCTGGGCCGTGAGCGTCTGC
Above is a window of Candidatus Dormiibacterota bacterium DNA encoding:
- a CDS encoding EthD family reductase — encoded protein: MIKVSVLYPNSEGSRFDLDYYLNTHMPMVQSEVGAALQGMGVDAGLAGGTPGAPAPFAAVGHLIFDSVEDFQTSFGPKAGTIMGDIPNYTDITPVIQISEIKL
- a CDS encoding EAL domain-containing protein is translated as MNGATEMLSHAVGIAFSMLGVAATVGWVRHRGRSRAWLAAALGLLGLVSLLAQLPELLGIRLPGAAQVSLVAFTGSGLALIELRGVLVPMRRTAHRLALAAAGLVTATALVVPLPSGAHARYSPLQIAVVLAVILLWAGCVSEPATTFWRASRSRPRVQRARLRALSAGYLGLVVLLLVALGAGSAGSVTGTPLSRWLAAPIELLFLAMVPVLYAGFAPPGWLRRAWRAHEEDAYRDAVRELLVFSTDEASLSARALEWAVRLIGAEAGVLLTPSGRLVATPGMSADDARDLAGTVSSHERAVAVSTGQGERLVAPLRGEIGDGALVLLAGPFSPFLGGDEARRLGEYATSVCMALERVRIVEALARQTARMQTLLEAVSDLGEGLVITENGMLVYANDAYVAMTGYAREELMGRSLLHLAPEDIRAELVARLRDRLAGEDVPLHYESRLLTRDGREIDVEVALRTLADEGPGRLFTIVRDITERKRAEATLSAAARIDPVTGVANRRVWEQELGLALSRSRADGRPLSVAILDLDNFKSFNDDWGHPRGDRLLRDVATAWEHALRDDDFLARYGGDEFAVIMPGCSAADARTVLQRLREATPERQQTSGGVAQWDRGESPDELVGRADAALFEAKRSERGSIAIAAAGGGGDRFTGWSSHIGRLLEDQRLRSAYQPIIRLSDGSVFAYEALARPESTEAHGSVEELFAAAHRLGLTRDLDWLSRKVAVWGARHLPDGPLLFVNVSASALLDPVHDVDQMLLLLRTTGRSPDRVVLEISEREAISNLSRLRQVLASYRREGFRFALDDVGEGHSTLEVLVAADAEFIKLASSLTRRIHATTPDPAIRAIATFAAATGAVLVAEGVESPGAAAALRRHGIGLGQGFALGRPMFPVLAAVPVPVPELRAG
- a CDS encoding lipase; amino-acid sequence: MPAVMVAAVLGLVASAPARAAAAAPVYAPVDRPGPALSVPGPVLAQSLQCTASAAASSREVVLLVPGTTVTPKEDFGWNWMPALSALGWPYCSVTLPDHAMSDAQVSAEYVVHAIREVHRISGHRVSILGHSQGGTEPRFALRFWPDLRPMVDDYVAFAATNHGSIPVDSMCSSSCAEALWQQRYHSRYTEAMNSGQETFAGISYTDIYTHTDQFVQPNLDGSGTTSLHGGGGRITNVAIQDVCPQDLTSEHVAVGTYDPVAYAIAIDALTHDGPADPARVSRAVCSEAFMPGVVPAQFPGAYADGMNTIATELLTHPQVAAEPPLKGYTLAG
- a CDS encoding flavodoxin family protein, which encodes MVLTERQDALCTRSRWDFSDLRAVFLSCTLKRSPEVSNTEGLARISTEIMRRNGVAVELVRLVDHEVPVGVWPDMSEHGWPVDEWPAIFAKVQAADILVLCTPIWLGEKSSVCTKAIERLYGNSSQLNDAGQYAYYGRVGGCLVTGNEDGIKHCAMNVLYSLQHLGFVIPPQADAGWIGEAGPGPSYLDDGSGGPQNDFTNRNTTFMTWNLLHLARMLKDAGGIPAHGNQRAGWDAGCRFDFANPEYR